The sequence TTTTGTATAATATGTTCTTATTATTACCTGAGAACATCAAATAGGCAATTAGCATAATCTGCTTCCTTTTGAATACAGTCCAACTTCTTCACTTCCCTAGAGTAAAACACTAAAGCTAATTACGAAAACTTTCGGTTGGGGAACGGACATAATATAAATCCTGCTGATCTAAATTATCTTCGCCCAAGCTATTCATGAGAAAAGTTGAAGCCCTGTGTTGTCCTCGATTATCATCGAATCATTAGTATCCACAAGGAAAGTGCAATTATCTTCACCGTTTCGCCAGCAGACGCCAAGAATATTAATTTCCGCAAGGTAGCAATGAAAAATTGGTCGTTTTCTTTATTCTGTTTATCTTGGCCCCATTGCACTCAGATGAGAtgagatttattttttcaatcaagTATGATTCATGCTGTGGTGTTTATTCTTTTCTCTTACAGAAGTAAAAACACTGAGTTAGGAAACAATGTTCTTTAtttttgaaccgtttgtttgaggaACTAGATATGtgaaatttttggccaaaatgtaaTTTTTATATAACGTTCGCATTTTTAAGGAAATTGACAAAAATTGCCTATTTTTTATGGGTTTACCTTCACCTGCACTGCACCAAACTACCAAACTATCTATCATAGTAGCCTATGAGTCAGCAGACAAAATTTGACAGCTCtatccaagatgaatacaccactgtactgtattcatcttggctcTATCAGTCGAATTCTAACCGTGATGGCAAAAGCAGTGAAGCTACTCCGTTTAGAAGTGTGCGCGTTCAAAGCACGGCACCCCGCCGCGTCGATAATGGACATCGGGTGGCACTTCGTGGACGCCGGATACGCCCTGGGACGTATCAACATCTTGGCATTATCGGACAACAATCAGAGCATCGAAAAAAAACCGGTTCCGGACGGCCGACGACCCTGAGCGACAAGAAGCTCCCAAGGGAGCTGAAAAGGGTTACCGAATGAAAAGTAGCTACATCGCTTCGTGTGCTTGGTCGGTGCAACCGGCCTAACAGTGAAAAAGTACCTGGGAAACATGTACATGGGAAATTCATAAAAAgccgctttgagcggcacacagtcgctatGGTAGGGGTCAGGGTTTACCGAAATCGCTCTTAATAACccctcattttgtgttggggaccgCACATCTATGTAGAACAGGTTGAAATGCATcgtcagaaccagtgctccctacgtttggagctttttaaaagaaatttatcatggggtatagcctcccggatcagttctttatcatgacagcttgcgaaaaaagtctctccgTGCTTCTAAATGAATGCCAATGCTGATGCTGGTTTttgaatttcataaaaattgaAGTCTGTCTAAGCCATGTGTCGGCGAAAACGGAAAGGCACTGCAATACAGCCACTACCAAATACAGCCTGAATTGCTGATGGACTTCCCTCGCAATGTTCGTGACTTCAATTTCATCCCGCCTAAAACAAATcccaaaacaaatttattgcagtCAGTTATCACATTACTGATGAATTTTATTAGGTTTTGTGTGGAACACCATTTCCGGCACAGCAGAAAAACTCCCAAACTTTTCAGTCGAACGTTAGACACCCCCTCCTCTAAAACCGTTACTTTTTTGTGCAACTTATCCAAATATGACTGCAAACCAAAACACACTTTTCTTCTAGCCTAGCCATTCACGGTTGAGGTATGCAACCACTAATTGACCAAATCATGTGCCTGAGGAGTGAACTAACCAACCAACTCAGCCTCTACTGAAGTTATTTTTATATCGCCTCCAATTAAATTTAGTTCAAGCGAACGTCGCCCCTTCACTGTGACATATTTTTGCGGTGTGCTTTTGCCATGCATTCCTACACAGTCGAATCATTCTTTCGCAAACCAACAGCATTCATTCGGATAGCAGCGCTATCAAACATTTTATTTCGCACAATCTACCTACATGCAGATAGCTTTTCCCAATTGCTTCGAACGTATGGAATTATTTTGTAACACAAGGgaggtaataaaaaaaattggttgaCCCCGACGTGATTTGAACACGCAACCTTCTGATCTGGAGTCAGACGCGCTACCGTTGCGCCACGGAGTCCTTGATACCGAGATATCCCGATAGTTGATAAGTTTCAAATTCACAGCTAAACTGAATATTTTCTGAAATGAATGATCAGGATAACTTTTCTGGTTCTAACCATTTGTTGATTTCACCGATGCGGGACTTATCGAATCAGTTGCTCGACACGCTGCACCGAGATTTTTTCGTCGTTTTGTTGTTGAGTTTGTTTGCTGGAGCGACGGTTCCCAATCTTGGGACAATTTGTTCGTATGTTAGCGATGACGTTGATTGGCATAGGCGGTACAATCTGTGCTAGCTGTGGAGGGAAGCTTCTACCGCAATGTGGGTGCAATTGTGTGCCAACAAAAATATTGACAAAGTGTGTGGAATCGGAAAACGATGTGATTGTCATGTGTTGCCAGGCGATTCGAATTTATTCCTGATTCTATGTGATTCATGATTGACGACGACAGAAGCCTGTACTGCACATGAATTTAACGAGCACTAATCAACTAATCGTTTTGCAATCAGCTTTAGTAATTCTAGCTGTTGGAACTAATTCCTAAACAAACTTTCCCGCTTGTTAGCAATTATCAAATATTTACTATGTATGCGATAGCACACGCTTCTGCATTATATCCTCGATCCTTCCGGGGCGTCACCATTGCCTTGCAAAACAGCTTTTTGTGAGAACAGATTCTAGCACTAAAGGCACCAAGTGTTTCCCTTGTTCCCGAAAATATAGCTCAAGATCAACTAGGGCACTTACCTACGGTCGGCAGCTCATATGCTTTCCGTATTGTAAACTTTCACGAAGCACTAGACTGCTCTTAGCCCAACACCGAGTTGCATCCACTACGTGTAATCTGTATCCATTTTCGAGCTGTGTGCTTTTACATTATGCACCGCAACAAAGAGGCAACCGACAAAGTTAAAACTTGATTTTGGAGGATATGATCCAGAACGGTAGCAGAGAAACGAACAACCAACAAGAGGAACAACTTTTGCCATTATGAATTGCTTGTACAATCCGAACGAATAAATACAGAGGCCACAAAGGCGGTTTCCACCCCAAAGAGTTGCGTCCATGGAACCATTCGGAGagtttgatgaagttttggTACAGTTGTTGCAGCAACATGCATGGTCAACAATGTTGACCACGAAACACATCCATGGCGCAAATGATATGTACTTTGGAAAATTGGagaacaaatattttatttttctttccaaTATTTTGTTTATCTATTCTACATAATTTTctaatttccattttttctgtATTGATCAAAATGAAATAATTGAAACAATTGTCTGCTTTTTTTAGTTttccttaaaataatttttcaaattaagttcatacatttattcaattttctttctattATTCTATTAGACTTCAAACCACAGATGTACATTTTCATGATAAAATTAGAAGTGGTAGAAAAGATTTGATATTTCAGCTAAGATTCGactaattctaaaattctaaaattctaaaattctaaaattctaaaattctaaaattctaaaattctaaaattctaaacttctaaaattctaaaattctaaaattctaaaattctaaaattctaaaattctaaaattctaaaattctaaaattctaaaattctaaaattctaaaattctaaaattctaaaattctaaaattctaaaattctaaaattctaaaattctaaaattctaaaattctaaaattctaaaattctaaaattctaaaattcgaaaattcaaaaattcaaaaattcaaaaattcaaaaactcaaaaactcaaaaatctaaaattcaaaaattcaaaattcaaaaattcaaaattcaaaattcaaaactcaaaaatttaaaaatttaaaaatttaaaaatttaaaaatttaaaaatttaaaaatttaaaaatttaaaaatttaaataaaattctaaaattctaaaattctaaaattctaaaattctaaaattctaaaattctaaaattctaaaattctaaaattctaaatttctaaaattctaaaattctaaaattctaaaattctaaaattctaaaattctaaattctaaaattctaaaattctaaaattctaaattctaaaattctaaattctaaattctaaaattctaaaattctaaaattctaaaattctaaattctaaaattctaagttctaaaattcaaaattcaaaagttcaaaattcaaaaattcaaaattcaagggttcaaaaattcaaaattcaaaattcaaaattcaaggtTCAAGGttcaaattctaaaattctaaaattctaaattctaaaattctggaTTCTAAATTCtgagttctaaaattctaaaattctaaaattctaaggttctaaaattctaaaattctaaaattctaaaattctaaattctaaaattctaaaattctaaggttctaaggttctaaaattctaaaattttaaattctaaaattctaaaattctaaaattctaaattctaaaatttaaaattctaaaattctaaaattctaaggttctaaaattctaaattctaaaattctaaaattctaaaattctaaaattctaaattctaaaattctaaattctaaaattctaaaattctaaaattctaaaattctaaaattctaaattataaaattctaaaattctaaaattctaaaattctaaaattctaaaattctaaggttctaaaattctaaaattctaaaattctaaaattctaaaattctaaattctaggttctaaattctaaattctaaaattctaaaattctaaaattctaaaattctaaattctaaaattctaaaattctaaaattctaaggttctaaattctaaaattctgaagttcaaaattctaaaattctaaaattctaaaattctaagttctaaattctaaattctaaattctaaaattctgagttctggagttctaaaattctaaattctaaattctaaaattctgagttctaaaattctaaaattctaaaattctaaaattctaaaattctgggttctaaaattctaaaattctaaaattctaaaattctaaaattctaaaattctaaaattctaaaattctaaaattctaaggttctaaaattctaagttcggttctaaaattctaaaattctaaaattctaaattctaaaattctaaaattctaaaattctaaaattctaaaattctaaaattctaagttctaaaattctaaaattctaaaattctattaaaattctaaggttctaaaattctaaaattctaaaattctaaaattctaaattctaaaattctaaattctaaattctaaaattctaaaattctaaattctaaaattctaaattctaaaatttaaaattctaaggttctaaggttctgattctaaattctaaaattctaaggttattctaaattctaaaattctaaaattctaaaattctaaaattctaaaggttctaaaattctaaaatttaaaattcaaagagttcaaaatttaaaattctaaaattctaaaagttctaaattctaaaattcaaagttctaaaattctaaaattcaaggTTCAaggttcaaaaattcaaagttcaaaaattcaaaattcaaggttcaaaattctaaaattcaaggTTCAAAAATTCAAGGTTCAAaggttcaaaattcaaaaattcaaaattcaaaggttcaaagttcaaggttcaAAGGTTCAAAGGTTCAAAGGTTCAAGGTTCAAGggttcaaagttcaaggttcaaattcaaaaattcaaggtTCAAGGTTCAAAAGTTCAAAGTTCTAAAGTTCTAAGTTCtaagttctaaggttctaaaattctaaaattctaaaattctaaggttctaaaattctaaaattctaaaattctaaagttcaaggttcaaaaattcaaaggtTCAAGGTTCAAAAATTCAAGGTTCAAGGGTTCAAAATTCAaggttcaaaaattcaaattcaaaagttcaaaattcAAGGGATTCggttcaaagttcaaggtttaaaattcaaaaagttcAAAATGCAAAGGTTTAAAATTCAAAGTTCAAAATACAAAGGTTTAAAAGTTCAAAAGTTCaaagttcaaaattcaaaattcaaaattcaaaattcaaggttcaaaattcaaagttcaaggttcaaggttcaaaattctaaaatttaaaggttcaaagttcaaaaattcaaaatttcaaaggttcaaaaattaaaattcaaaaaattaaaattcaaagttctaaaattctaaaattctcaaCTTATAATATTCTaaagttctaaaattctaaaattcgaagttcaaaattcaaaattcaaaattcaaagttcaaaaggttcaaaattcaaaattcaaaaattcaaaattcaataattcaaaaagttcaaaattcaaagttcaaaattcaaaactcaaagttcaaagttcaaaaattcaaaattcaaaattcaagggttctaaggttctaaaattctaaaattctaaaattctaaaattctaaaattctaaaattaaggttctaaaattctaaaattctaaaattctaaaattctaaaattctaagttctaaattctaaaattctaaaattctaaaattctaaaattctaaggttctaaaattctaaaattctaaaatttaaaattctaaaattctaaaatttaaaattctaaattctaaaattctaaaggttctaaattctaaaattctaaaattctaaaattctaaaattctaaaattctaaaattctaaggttctaaggttctgAGTTCtaaattctaaggttctaaaattctaaaattctaaattctaaattctaaaattctaaaattctaaaattctaaaattctaaggttctaaaattctaaaattctgagtTCTAAATTCtagttctaaaattctaaggtaaaattcaaaattctaaaatttaaagttctaaggttctaagttctaaaattctaaattctaatgttgagttctaaaattctgagttctaaaattctaaaattctaaaattctgagttaaaattctaaaattctaaggttctaaaattctaaaattctaaattctaaattctaaggTTAAGGTTCTgagttctaaattctaaaattctaaattctaagattctaggttctaaaattctaaattctaaaattctaaggttctaattcttctaaatttcctaaTTTCTAAGGTTCAAAATTCAaggttcaaaattcaaaaattcaaaattctaaggttctaaattctaaaattctaaaattctaaaattctaaattctaaaattctaaaattctaaaattctaaaattctaaaattctaaaattctaaagttctaaaattctaaaattctaaaagttctaaaattctaaaattctaaaatttaaaattctaaaattctaaaattctaaaattctaaaattctaaaattctaaaattctaaaattctaaaattctaaaattctgagttaaaattctaagttctaaggttctaaagattctaaggttctaaaattctaaaattctaaattctaaaattctaaaattctaaaattctaaaattctaaaattctaaggttctaaaattctgagttcaaattcaaaaattctaaggttctaaaattcaagggttcaaaattcaaaaattcaaaattctaaaattcaaaattcaaggttcaaagttcaaggttcaaattcaaaaattcaaagttcaaaaattcaaaattcaaagttcaaagttcaaggttcaaagttcaagggattcaaaattcaaaattcaaattcaaaattcaaagttcaaaattcaaaattcaaaaatttaaaagttcaaaattcaaaattcaaaagttcaaattcaaaattctaaaattctaaaattcaaaattctaaaattctaaaattctaagttctaaaattctaagttctaaattctaaaattctaaaattctaaggttaaaattctaaaattctaaaattctaaaattctaaaattctaaaattctaaaattctaaattctaaaattctaaaattctaaaattctaaattctaaaattctaaaattctaaaattctaaaattctaaaattctaaaattctaaaattctaaaattctaaaattctaaaattctaaaattctaaaattctaaaattctaaaattctaaaattctaaaattctaaaattctaaaattctaaaattctaaaatactaaaattttaaaattctaaaattctaaaataaattctaaaattctgaaattctaaaattctaaaattctaaaattctaaaattctaaaatttttttttttttttttattgtctttattaacgaggttttcggccctagaccggttcacctcatagcaattctaaaattctaaaattctaaaattctaaaattctaaaattctaaaattctaaaattctaaaattctaaaattctaaaattctaaaattctaaaattctaaaattctaaaattctaaaattctaaaattctaaaattctaaaattctaaaattctaaaattctaaaattctaaaattctaaaattctaaaattctaaaattctaaaattctaaaattctaaaattctaaatttctaaatttctaaatttctaaatttcaaaaattcaaaaattcaaaaattctaaaattcaaaaattctaaaattctaaaattctaaaattctaaaattctaaaattttaagattcaaaaattcaaaaattctaaaattctaaaattctaaaattctaaaattctaaaattctaaaattctaaaattctaaaattctaaaattttaaaattcgaaatgtcttaaattttaaaattctaaaattctaaaattctaaaattctaaaattctaaaattctaaaattctaaaattctaaaattctaaaattctaaaattctaaaattctaaaattctaaaattctaaaattctaaaattctaaaattctaaaattctaaaattctaaaattccaaaattctatattctaaaattctaaaattctaaaattctaaaattcaaaaattcaaaaattcaaaaattcaaaaattcaaaaattcaaaaattcaaaaattcaaaaattcaaaaattcaaaaattcaaaaattcaaaattcaaaaattcaaaaattcaaaaattcaaaattcaaaaattcaaaaattcaaaaattcaaaaattcaaaaattcaaaaattcaaaaattcaaaaattcaaaaattcaaaaattcaaaaattcaaaaatttaaaaattcaaatattcaaaaattcaaatattcaaaaattcaaaaattcaaaaattcaaaaattcaaaaatttaatggaacatcaacaacttatggaggtttgactgtatttgttttaattatttcaatttatttttttttcaatttcttgattttaaaaattctatttctatgtttttaattttttgtttatttagtatttattataattttatatttccAACTTTTTTGAATGATGTTTTTCAAGTTCTAAAttcatttttagaaaaattcgCACCAGATAGTCGCTACttcgatatttttgaaaatttgaccgcCGCGTGGTCGACTCgggcggtgaatgcttggatagcacgtgctatttgtttTGCGGAGGAATTTTACACATtcatgagagccttggaaaatgttCACGAAAGtggtcattttgttgcaaggcacaatatcaGCTGTTATCATTATTGAGGGAACAATCtggattttatttaatttttgtatttaacTTTGCTGATGGCATGCGAAGATGCAATAAATGATTTACTTTTTTCACAAACAATGTTCTTAATCAACCGAGAAATACTCGAACATAATCAAAGTTTGTTTTGAGTTATATGTAGTGCTTTCTCTAAGAATGTTCTCCACAAACTCTTCATCCCAAATTCGCACCAATAGTTCAAGAATAGCAGCAATTTCGACTTCACCAGCTCACCCATTTCAATCATGTGCTGTCTCCCAGTGAAACATCCTTGCTTTGCTCCATTTACAGTCAAAGCGAAGCgttacaaagttttttttccctTCTTGATAGCTGGGCCACCAGGAGGAATAACAACATTTTAGACTCGCATCTTCTTTGGGCCCAACCACTTCAAAGAGAAGCTTCTTTTGTGTTTTTCTTTAGATTTCCACAAGCCCGGTCCAAACGATGCAGCTGATGCCGCATCGTTCCATCTGTAGGGAAGTCCGCCACTACACCACGTCCTTCGCACATGCCTGCACCAAAACTACTTTGTACTGGGGCAAAGTGGCCCCCGGTAGCGGCAACATCCAGCAGAAGCAACTCAAATGGGAAACAATTGCAGCTGGAACAACAGAAGAAAGTTCGCGTTTCCTCCCGGGAGAAAATTGAAAAGCACTTTTCTCGTTTGGCGTTTTTCCGCACCATCAAGCACGAGGGAAAACTTTAGAAAGTTAGATAATTGGATACAAGCAACGATCGGGTTTCGGTTGGAGAATTCGAATTCAATTGTGAAATAATGATTTGTGGGTTATTTTaaacgactttttcatatagggCTCCATAGCTCAGTTGGTTAGAGCGTCGTGCTAATAACGCGAAGGTCGTGAGTTCGATCCTCTCTGGAGCCaagtttttattgtttcaaaCAGTTCGCATGAATTTGAGTCCTCACTTGCCTTTAGGGAGATTTGGCTTCCATTTAAACATTTTGCAAAGATTTTGCAACAGATATTGTAATGATTACAGGCGCCATAGAAATTTATAAACTTCTCTGGCGCCACCAGCAACATATAGACGCGATTGCGACACTACAGCTGGCTGTTGGAAGCATACTCTCAGCCTACCCACTCATAAATCTTAGAAAACTGTCTCTCGTTTTCATTCTATATTCTATACATAGCTGTAATATCAGTTTTTATCATTTCCCAGTTGCGTACGATTTCCAACAGATGTCAGCGCCGACGAGATGCCGTCATCGTCGTCTAGTCAGTTTTTGTCGTCGATGATGGCCACTGAGGAAGGTGTGGGTAAGTGATAAGACTGGTTGGTTGAATTGATGCTCACACTTCCCAATGAAGCACGCTTGAGAGGCGCACCGAGAAGCGAGGCAATAAGTATAAATAAATAGTGACCGCTTGTACTAAGTGGTGGATGATGTTTCCACACACAGTTAGTTGAATGGCGGTTATGAATTATATTCGTTCGCATGGTCTATTGAAAAAGCTATTGGATAGAATTATTTCATGCATTAGTGGTTGTTGGACCGTTTAATTGAAGCATGAAAGTTTTAACATTCTGAACTAGtttaaaaaatctaattaaTCCATCTAACAGACATTTAGTGAGACTAGCCTTTTTTGTGTATTATAAAAAGTAATAAGATAAAAAGCGTATATGaactatttttgattttcttgaTAGATGTATTCTACATGTCTAATTTTTTGCATTCATTTGAAATCATTGTAAAAATAATCGTATAAATGAACATGTTACGAGCAAACCGGTTAAGGGTAAATAACTACAAAGTGTGCGAGACTTTTAcgcacaaacatacatacacaacACTCCCACAAAATCTTAATTTACATAAAGAAAATGTTACGTCTTCATCATTTTATtcattgcaattttaaaatgtcatttttttttattattacagGGAATTGTATATCAAAATGGCTAACGACTAACAATATCTTGTAAATTAATTTTATATATCCAATGCAAACATTTATCTACCAGAAATCTTGAGAAAGATCCCGTCTTTCGGTAACAGCGGCACCGATGCAGGACTGAACACTATTTTTGGGCCTTGAGTAGCTTCAAAGTTGAACTTCGACAGCagcaaaaccaatccaatcttTGCTATCAGTACACCCATTCTGAAAGCtgtggaaacaaaaaaaaacttagtgtTTGTGATtgcaattaaaacaattttacacaAAAATTCACCTATGCAATTGCGAGGCCCTTCCCCAAATGGATAATACGCATTTTCATCGTAGTTTTTTGTCGCTTCCTCGAAGCGTTCAGGATTGAAGCGATCGGGGTCGGGGAAGTACTGCTCATCCATACTGAATGCGTAAAGTGGAATCACAACTTGAGTGCCTTTCGTAATTACCATATCAGAATCTGGCACATGGTAGTCCAGTGTGCATTCTCGATTCAAAATTGGAAGGCCGGGATATTTTCGTAATGTTTCTTTGATGCAGAGATCCAAATATGGCATTTGTTTCACATTGTCGTACGTAATTTTTCCGTTAAATTTATCAAGCGTTTCAATAATCTCCGTCTGCAGTTTCTTCATTACATCCGGATGTTGACTTAACTCATGCATTGCGAAGGCTATTGTCCCCGTGGATGTTTCCGACCCTGCTGCGTAGAACAAAAACACATTTGCTGCACACTGCTCTAAGCTCATTGCCACGCCTTGGTTTTGATCACCCTCTTGACGAATGTTGATCAATTGTTGGATAAAATCCTTCCGATTCACGCCCATCTTTTCCCTGTGTTCGATTTGCTTCGTCACTATTCCAGAGACAAAATTAATCACGTCGGGCTCCAGCGACGAAATTCCCGTGTATTTTAGCAGACTCGGGCAAATGAACATAGCGGATGCCCGAAACCTGGCAGAGAGTCGTTCCTCTTGTGCTCGACGTAGCACTTTGCTGAATGCGTCATCACGATCTTCGATGCAATTTGCCTCGAACCCAAAAAACACTGTTGCAATTATCTCAAGCACAAACCGAGATAGGATATCGCGAATTTCtatcacttcttgcttctcggCTACTGGTTGCAGATATTTTTGCAGCTTATCACCAACTTCCAGAATGGTTGGCATCATGCCACGGAGTTGCCCACCGGTGAACAGAGGCGATAGCTTGTTCCGCAATGCACGCCAACGTTTACCGGGCAGGGCGAACAGATTGGCGGAGAAGGGAT comes from Armigeres subalbatus isolate Guangzhou_Male chromosome 2, GZ_Asu_2, whole genome shotgun sequence and encodes:
- the LOC134217670 gene encoding probable cytochrome P450 6d4, with the protein product MLIIYVSALLAVAATLALKYVYSYWDRHGLSSIKPHIPFGNLLTVIKKTESFGFAINQLYWQTKGQLVGIYLFFRPAILVRDAHLAQQIMTTDFNHFHDRGIYCNEEGDPFSANLFALPGKRWRALRNKLSPLFTGGQLRGMMPTILEVGDKLQKYLQPVAEKQEVIEIRDILSRFVLEIIATVFFGFEANCIEDRDDAFSKVLRRAQEERLSARFRASAMFICPSLLKYTGISSLEPDVINFVSGIVTKQIEHREKMGVNRKDFIQQLINIRQEGDQNQGVAMSLEQCAANVFLFYAAGSETSTGTIAFAMHELSQHPDVMKKLQTEIIETLDKFNGKITYDNVKQMPYLDLCIKETLRKYPGLPILNRECTLDYHVPDSDMVITKGTQVVIPLYAFSMDEQYFPDPDRFNPERFEEATKNYDENAYYPFGEGPRNCIAFRMGVLIAKIGLVLLLSKFNFEATQGPKIVFSPASVPLLPKDGIFLKISGR